From Onychostoma macrolepis isolate SWU-2019 chromosome 19, ASM1243209v1, whole genome shotgun sequence, a single genomic window includes:
- the mreg gene encoding melanoregulin codes for MGATFKKFCIRFCCCCCCQDEEEEDEKRPLLSHDTLEYFDREAKKRRDQETNLWSEPGDPSHSERDDDRTLYNLLQCRAQTQRGSQGYRRLSIDIEAMRDMRREVRDKWKMILENLGFMAEAESLLTVSATASYDRMRNTAVARSLLQTLHTETSLFNSKEPPPERYLFILDRLIYLDAAEDFVAKARRFYPPKDYDDDDEEENTCLINLPLLLSRMNQNISGGEDEDEDDEGETTGPE; via the exons ATGGGTGCCACCTTCAAGAAGTTCTGTATACGATtctgctgttgctgctgctgtcaggatgaggaggaggaggatgaaaaGAGACCTTTACTTAG tCACGACACGTTGGAATATTTCGACCGCGAGGCGAAAAAAAGGCGGGACCAAGAGACCAACCTGTGGAGTGAACCTGGAGACCCCTCCCACTCCGAGAGGGACGACGACCGCACGCTCTACAACCTGCTGCAGTGCAGAGCCCAAACCCAGCGAGGCTCTCAG GGCTACCGGCGTTTGAGCATCGACATCGAGGCCATGAGAGACATGAGGAGAGAGGTGCGAGATAAATGGAAGATGATCCTGGAGAATCTGG GATTCATGGCTGAAGCCGAATCTCTGCTGACTGTGTCTGCCACCGCATCATATGACCGCATGAGAAACACAGCGGTCGCCCGCAGCCTGCTACAGACCCTCCACACCGAGACGTCCCTATTCAACAGCAAAGAGCCTCCACCCGAGAGATACCTCTTCATCCTG GACCGGCTGATTTATCTGGACGCTGCAGAGGATTTTGTTGCCAAAGCTCGTCGCTTCTACCCTCCTAaagattatgatgatgatgatgaagaggaAAACACCTGTCTAATAAATCTTCCTCTGCTGCTGTCCCGCATGAATCAGAACATCTCTGGAGgagaggatgaggatgaggatgatgaggGCGAGACCACTGGTCCAGAGTGA